The Tautonia plasticadhaerens nucleotide sequence GTCGACCCCGGCGGGCTCGCCGCTGCTCGAGTGCCAGGAAGCCGTAGGCCAGCATCACCAGGCAGGCGTGGTGGTGGAACCCGCGCCAGGAGCGGCCCTCGAAGTGGTCCAGCCCGAGTTCCTCCTTCATCTGCTGGTAGCCCTGCTCCACCGGCCAGCGGCTCCGCCACAGCCGCACTGCCCGCAGGCGGCTGGTGCCCGCCGGCAGGTCGCTGAAGGCGTACTTGAGCTTGCCGTCGGCCTGCTCCTCGATCAGCAGCCAGAGCGGCTCCTCGCCGGCACAGTCGCCGGTGGCCCAGCCGTGCCCCGGCCAGACCCGCAGCCAGGCGAAGCGGCCCGACATCGGGCCCTTCGTCCCTTCGCGCCAGGTGACCTTCCGCCGCGGCGTCCGCGAGGCCAGCTCCCTCAGGCTGACCGGCCGGGGGGATCCCTCGGCCAGGCGGGGCCGCTTCTGCGGGCGGCCGCCCGTCGCGGCCGTCGGCTCGATCCACCGGGGCTCCTCGGTGAAGACCACCAACTCGTCGGTGACGCCGACGATATAGTGCAGGCCACGCTCGGCCAGGCCGGCGCGGGACGGCCCGGAGACGCCGTAGCCGGCGTCGGCCAGCACCAGCTGCCCCGGCAGCCCCTCGCCACGGACCCGGTCCAGCAGCTCCAAGGCGATCTGCCCCTTGGTCAGCATCCGCCGCTCCGGCTCGGGCACGCCCGCCCGGTCGAGGCGCGCCTCGTCCCCCAGCCAGCTCTCCGGCAGGTACAGCCGCAGGTCGAGCGGGCAGTGCCCCTTCGGGCTGACGTAGTGCACCGAGACGGCGCACTGGCAGTTGGCCTTCTTGCCCAGCGCGCCGCA carries:
- a CDS encoding IS701 family transposase is translated as MSKTYTPELDPEALSRLDAYAARFRDAFALDRPARWCPVYLRGLITDGERKSIEPLSRRVPLPPELAVKDPEQALQQFVSQSPWDEQAAWKRYRAVMAECFADPAGIFVIDDTTFPKQGKHSVGVQRQHCGALGKKANCQCAVSVHYVSPKGHCPLDLRLYLPESWLGDEARLDRAGVPEPERRMLTKGQIALELLDRVRGEGLPGQLVLADAGYGVSGPSRAGLAERGLHYIVGVTDELVVFTEEPRWIEPTAATGGRPQKRPRLAEGSPRPVSLRELASRTPRRKVTWREGTKGPMSGRFAWLRVWPGHGWATGDCAGEEPLWLLIEEQADGKLKYAFSDLPAGTSRLRAVRLWRSRWPVEQGYQQMKEELGLDHFEGRSWRGFHHHACLVMLAYGFLALEQRRARRGRPRPGKRGGAEVR